From a single Pseudomonas cremoricolorata genomic region:
- a CDS encoding fatty acid cis/trans isomerase, which produces MHRCRTLASAVVCALALLLSPAGLAGGPQSSPVISYTRDIQPILTEKCVACHACNDAACQLNLGSAEGVQRGGSKVPVYQGERSSAVPTTRLFYDATSEEGWRKKGFYSVLDQQGSQAALMARMLELGHKTPLTPNAKIPDDIVLGLNRTNMCPAPIEFDAYAGAHPREGMPLAVTGLTDQEHQTLQRWLAAGAPVESSAVKPSAAEARQIADWEALLNRPGASEALAARWLYEHLFLAHIHFQNGERGHFFQWVRSRTPSGQPVDIIASRRPNDPPGSDFYYRLVPVQGVIVHKTHITYPASPDKLARIKQLFYAGDWQVASLPGYGPQRRANPFETFEAIPARSRYQFMLDNAEYFVRTFIRGSVCRGQIATDVIRDNFWALFQDPEHDLYITDARYRGEATPLLAMPGQNDDVGSVLGLWRAYRDKRNDYEMLRRDAYADTPPPTWETLWSGNDNALLSIFRHFDSASVTKGLIGDVPLTTWLFDYPLLERTYYQLAVNFDVFGNVSHQLQTRLYFDLIRNGAEVNFLRLLPASKRGDILSDWYQNSGKLKMWLDYEDIDTSTASALGIDPHHATRDFGLKLLQRTAGLNVAPDPINRCTGAYCSRPDQPEALRNAEQSLSRLVSRPAAGLEVIGQLPEATMLRIELPNGQREVYSLLRNRAHSNVAFLLGEAYRYQPGLDTLTLYPGVLSSYPNFMFNIPSDQVPAFVDALQNARDDKQAFEAIVERWGIRRSHPQFWDYFHDLSRYIEQTQPVEAGVLDMNRYENL; this is translated from the coding sequence ATGCATCGTTGTCGTACCCTTGCCAGCGCCGTGGTCTGCGCCCTGGCCTTGCTGCTGAGCCCTGCGGGCCTGGCGGGTGGCCCTCAGTCATCGCCGGTGATTTCCTATACCCGTGACATCCAGCCCATCCTCACCGAGAAGTGCGTTGCCTGCCATGCCTGCAACGATGCCGCTTGCCAGCTCAACCTGGGCAGTGCCGAGGGCGTGCAGCGCGGCGGTTCCAAGGTGCCGGTGTACCAGGGCGAGCGCAGTTCCGCGGTGCCCACCACGCGGCTGTTCTACGACGCGACCAGCGAAGAAGGCTGGCGCAAGAAGGGCTTTTACTCGGTGCTCGACCAACAGGGCAGCCAAGCGGCGCTGATGGCGCGCATGCTCGAACTGGGGCACAAGACCCCGCTGACGCCCAACGCCAAGATTCCCGATGACATCGTGCTGGGCCTGAACCGCACGAACATGTGCCCGGCGCCCATCGAGTTCGACGCCTACGCCGGCGCTCATCCCAGGGAAGGCATGCCGCTGGCGGTCACTGGCCTGACCGATCAGGAACACCAGACCCTGCAACGCTGGCTGGCCGCCGGTGCGCCGGTGGAATCTAGCGCGGTCAAGCCAAGCGCCGCCGAAGCCCGGCAGATCGCCGACTGGGAGGCTTTGCTCAACCGTCCGGGGGCCAGCGAGGCGCTGGCGGCGCGCTGGTTGTACGAGCATTTGTTCCTGGCCCACATCCACTTCCAGAACGGTGAGCGCGGGCACTTCTTCCAGTGGGTGCGTTCGCGCACGCCATCGGGTCAGCCGGTGGACATCATCGCCAGCCGCCGCCCCAATGACCCGCCGGGCAGCGATTTCTACTACCGCCTGGTGCCGGTGCAGGGGGTGATCGTTCACAAGACCCACATCACTTATCCGGCAAGCCCCGACAAGCTCGCGCGAATCAAGCAACTGTTCTATGCCGGGGACTGGCAAGTGGCTTCGCTGCCTGGCTATGGCCCGCAGCGTCGGGCCAACCCGTTCGAAACCTTCGAGGCCATTCCGGCGCGCTCGCGCTATCAGTTCATGCTCGACAACGCCGAGTACTTCGTGCGCACGTTCATTCGCGGCTCGGTGTGCCGCGGGCAGATCGCCACCGATGTCATTCGCGACAATTTCTGGGCGCTGTTCCAGGACCCGGAGCACGACCTGTACATCACCGATGCCCGCTACCGCGGCGAGGCCACGCCATTGCTGGCCATGCCCGGACAGAACGACGATGTCGGCAGCGTGCTCGGCCTGTGGCGCGCCTATCGCGACAAGCGCAACGACTACGAGATGCTGCGCCGCGACGCCTATGCCGACACGCCACCGCCGACCTGGGAAACCTTGTGGAGCGGCAACGACAACGCACTGCTGAGCATCTTCCGGCACTTCGACAGCGCCTCGGTGACCAAGGGCCTGATCGGCGACGTGCCACTGACCACCTGGCTGTTCGACTACCCGTTGCTGGAACGCACCTATTACCAGTTGGCGGTCAACTTCGACGTGTTCGGCAACGTTTCGCACCAACTGCAGACGCGGCTGTACTTCGACCTGATTCGCAACGGCGCCGAGGTCAACTTCCTGCGCCTGCTGCCGGCCAGCAAGCGCGGCGACATCCTCAGCGACTGGTACCAGAACAGCGGCAAGCTGAAGATGTGGCTCGACTATGAGGATATCGACACCAGCACCGCGAGTGCGTTGGGCATCGACCCGCACCACGCCACCCGCGACTTCGGCCTGAAGTTGCTGCAGCGCACCGCTGGCCTGAACGTCGCACCTGATCCGATCAACCGCTGCACGGGCGCGTATTGCTCGCGTCCGGATCAGCCCGAGGCGCTGCGCAATGCCGAACAGTCGCTCAGCCGCCTGGTGTCGCGACCGGCAGCGGGCCTGGAGGTGATTGGCCAGTTGCCCGAAGCGACCATGCTGCGCATCGAGCTGCCCAACGGCCAGCGTGAGGTGTACAGCCTGCTGCGTAACCGCGCCCACAGCAACGTCGCCTTCCTGCTCGGCGAGGCCTACCGCTACCAGCCAGGGCTGGACACCCTGACACTGTACCCAGGGGTGCTCAGCAGCTACCCCAACTTCATGTTCAATATTCCGAGTGATCAGGTGCCGGCGTTCGTCGATGCGCTGCAGAACGCGCGCGATGACAAACAGGCTTTCGAAGCCATCGTCGAGCGTTGGGGCATTCGCCGCAGCCACCCGCAATTCTGGGACTATTTCCACGACCTGAGCCGTTACATCGAGCAGACCCAGCCGGTCGAGGCCGGGGTGCTGGACATGAACCGCTACGAGAACCTGTAA
- a CDS encoding acyltransferase family protein translates to MLYSLQALRAFAAWVVVCHHFMQIFFDFHASGPIGRLFTERGAVGVDIFFVISGLVIYLSTRDKDIAPRQFMLQRLLRIVPAYWFYTALMGLLMLAASRWMPHQVFEWQHLLLSLLFIPAENPGGYGMYPTLNVGWTLNFEMFFYALFALAFFVRQRHQLILVSVALLIASEVLGRFGVLSTFYSNNIIYEFLLGIGIGVAYRRGLIREGLWLPLTVLAAACYAIYHLDASSRLLHWGLPSALIVLAFIALEPYFRGNQLLKVLGDCSYSVYLIHVLVLWSGWLISQRLQLDPYLTFAFCVPLIALASWASYQWLERGLYRKGRALMEARAEENRQPALS, encoded by the coding sequence ATGCTGTATTCCCTTCAGGCACTGCGGGCGTTCGCCGCCTGGGTGGTGGTTTGCCATCACTTCATGCAGATCTTTTTCGACTTCCATGCCTCCGGCCCCATCGGCCGTCTGTTCACCGAACGCGGTGCGGTGGGGGTGGACATCTTCTTCGTCATCAGCGGGCTGGTGATCTACCTCTCCACCCGCGACAAAGACATCGCTCCGCGCCAATTCATGCTGCAACGCCTGCTGCGCATCGTTCCGGCCTACTGGTTCTACACCGCGCTGATGGGCCTGCTGATGCTGGCCGCGAGTCGCTGGATGCCCCATCAGGTGTTCGAATGGCAACACCTGCTGCTGTCGCTGTTGTTCATCCCGGCGGAGAATCCGGGGGGGTACGGCATGTACCCGACCCTCAACGTCGGCTGGACGCTCAATTTCGAGATGTTCTTCTACGCGCTGTTCGCCCTGGCTTTCTTCGTGCGTCAGCGGCATCAACTGATACTGGTCAGCGTTGCGCTGCTGATCGCCAGCGAGGTGCTGGGACGTTTCGGTGTGCTCAGCACGTTCTACAGCAACAACATCATCTATGAGTTCCTCCTGGGCATCGGGATCGGGGTGGCCTACCGCCGTGGTCTGATCCGTGAAGGGCTATGGCTGCCGCTCACGGTGCTGGCCGCCGCGTGCTACGCGATCTATCACCTCGATGCCTCCAGTCGCCTGTTGCACTGGGGCCTGCCCAGCGCGCTGATCGTGCTGGCATTCATCGCCCTCGAGCCGTACTTCCGCGGTAATCAGCTGCTCAAGGTGCTTGGCGACTGCTCGTACTCGGTGTATTTGATCCACGTGCTGGTGCTCTGGAGCGGCTGGTTGATCAGCCAGCGCCTGCAACTGGACCCGTACCTGACCTTCGCCTTCTGCGTGCCGTTGATCGCCCTGGCGTCGTGGGCCAGCTACCAGTGGCTGGAGCGCGGCCTGTACCGCAAGGGCAGGGCGCTGATGGAGGCGCGGGCCGAGGAAAACCGCCAGCCTGCGCTTTCCTGA
- the nfuA gene encoding Fe-S biogenesis protein NfuA encodes MSAITITDAAHDYLADLLSKQNTPGIGIRVFITQPGTQYAETCIAYCKPGEEKPEDTAVGLKSFTAYIDALSEPFLEDALVDYATDRMGGQLTIKAPNAKVPMVSDDSPLNERINYYLQTEINPGLASHGGQVSLIDVVDDGIAVLQFGGGCQGCGQADVTLRDGIERTLLERVPELKGVRDVTDHTQKENAYY; translated from the coding sequence ATGAGCGCTATAACCATTACCGACGCCGCCCATGACTACCTGGCCGATCTGCTCTCCAAGCAGAACACGCCGGGCATCGGCATTCGCGTATTCATCACCCAGCCAGGCACCCAGTACGCAGAAACCTGCATCGCCTACTGCAAGCCGGGTGAGGAAAAGCCTGAAGACACCGCGGTGGGCCTGAAGAGTTTCACCGCCTACATCGATGCACTGAGCGAGCCGTTCCTGGAGGACGCGCTGGTCGATTACGCCACCGACCGCATGGGCGGCCAGCTGACCATCAAGGCGCCGAATGCCAAGGTGCCGATGGTCAGTGACGACAGCCCGCTCAACGAGCGCATCAACTACTACCTGCAAACCGAAATCAATCCGGGTCTTGCCAGCCACGGCGGCCAGGTCAGCCTGATCGATGTGGTCGACGACGGCATTGCGGTGCTGCAGTTCGGTGGTGGTTGCCAGGGTTGTGGTCAGGCCGATGTGACGCTGCGCGATGGCATCGAGCGCACCTTGCTCGAGCGCGTTCCCGAGCTCAAGGGCGTGCGTGACGTGACCGATCATACGCAGAAAGAAAACGCCTACTACTAA
- a CDS encoding SCO family protein yields the protein MTDLLSRRAVVAGMGVLGLGLLAGCNPARGLEFKYGKNMSNEILGRSFSLKDPQGNVRTLSSFYGTMPMIFFGFTQCPAVCPTALARAAQIKKLMGRDAGFLQVVFITLDPERDTPEVLDAYVKAFDPSFTALTGTPEEIDQVAREFKVYYEKVPAGDTYTISHTSTSYVYDSRGTLRLSLGHSLNAKECTEDLLTLMEIC from the coding sequence ATGACTGATCTGTTGAGCCGGCGCGCCGTGGTCGCCGGAATGGGCGTCCTCGGGCTTGGCCTGCTGGCAGGCTGCAACCCGGCGCGCGGACTCGAGTTCAAGTACGGCAAGAACATGAGCAACGAAATTCTCGGTCGCTCGTTCAGCCTCAAGGACCCGCAAGGCAACGTCCGCACCTTGTCCAGTTTCTACGGCACCATGCCGATGATCTTCTTCGGCTTCACCCAGTGCCCGGCCGTGTGTCCGACAGCGCTGGCCCGCGCCGCACAGATCAAGAAGCTGATGGGCCGCGATGCCGGTTTCCTGCAAGTGGTGTTCATTACCCTCGACCCGGAACGTGACACACCCGAAGTGCTCGATGCCTATGTCAAAGCCTTCGATCCCTCGTTCACCGCGCTCACCGGCACACCGGAAGAAATCGATCAGGTGGCCCGTGAATTCAAGGTGTACTACGAGAAAGTGCCGGCCGGTGATACCTACACCATCTCGCATACGTCCACCAGCTACGTCTATGATTCTCGCGGTACGTTGCGCCTGAGCCTGGGCCATTCGCTCAACGCCAAGGAATGCACCGAAGACCTGCTCACCCTGATGGAGATCTGCTAA
- a CDS encoding copper chaperone PCu(A)C, which produces MAVSLHSFTRRLAAVALLSCSISAMADTTVSEPWVRASVPQQQATGAFMVLTAERDSALVSVASPVAKTVQIHQMTMNGDVMGMQQVKVLALPAGKPVTLDPNGYHVMLMGLKQQVKEGEHVPLTLTIKTAAGETQTLKVQAPVRGLTSQSSDHGHDHGSMH; this is translated from the coding sequence ATGGCTGTTTCGCTGCATTCGTTCACCCGTCGTCTGGCCGCCGTGGCGCTGTTGAGCTGCTCGATCTCGGCCATGGCCGACACCACCGTCAGTGAGCCGTGGGTCCGCGCCAGCGTGCCGCAGCAACAGGCGACTGGCGCATTCATGGTGTTGACGGCCGAGCGCGACAGCGCGCTGGTCAGCGTGGCTTCGCCAGTGGCCAAGACCGTGCAGATTCACCAGATGACCATGAATGGCGACGTAATGGGCATGCAGCAGGTCAAAGTGCTGGCCCTGCCTGCCGGCAAGCCGGTGACCCTCGATCCCAACGGTTATCACGTGATGCTGATGGGGCTCAAGCAACAAGTGAAAGAAGGTGAGCACGTGCCGTTGACCCTGACCATCAAGACCGCCGCGGGCGAAACCCAGACCCTCAAGGTACAGGCTCCCGTGCGCGGGTTGACTAGCCAATCCTCGGATCATGGTCACGACCACGGCAGCATGCACTGA
- a CDS encoding helix-turn-helix transcriptional regulator, producing MSTSSGERTHLWQAPALGDVEMLHARYLQQRFAPHVHEGYVFTVIESGAQRFCHRGSEHLAPVGSMVLINPDELHTGAKAHEAGWGYRGFYPDIERVTGVLDELQVSRRGTPLFKDSVIHDPPLARALSQVHQLCEAQASALQQQTAWRQAVLMLVQRHAQGPGLSLATPGREPLAVARARELLDSQLANPPSLEALASAVNLSPFHFARVFRQATGLPPHAWLKQRRLMRARELLKHAASALEVACLLGFADQSHLTRQFKQAYGVTPGAYRLACGRALSASV from the coding sequence ATGAGCACCTCATCCGGCGAGCGTACGCACCTGTGGCAGGCGCCAGCGCTGGGTGACGTGGAAATGCTCCATGCCCGGTACTTGCAACAGCGCTTCGCCCCGCATGTGCACGAAGGCTATGTGTTTACCGTGATCGAATCCGGCGCGCAGCGCTTCTGCCACCGCGGCAGTGAGCATCTGGCGCCGGTAGGCAGCATGGTGCTGATCAACCCGGACGAACTGCACACCGGCGCCAAAGCCCACGAAGCGGGCTGGGGCTATCGGGGTTTCTATCCCGACATCGAGCGGGTCACAGGGGTTCTGGACGAGTTGCAAGTGTCCCGCCGCGGCACGCCGTTGTTCAAGGACAGCGTCATCCATGACCCACCCCTGGCCCGCGCCTTGAGCCAGGTGCACCAGCTGTGCGAAGCACAGGCCAGCGCCTTGCAGCAGCAGACTGCCTGGCGCCAGGCCGTGCTGATGCTGGTGCAGCGCCATGCCCAGGGCCCTGGGCTGAGCCTGGCCACACCGGGGCGCGAGCCGCTGGCGGTGGCGCGGGCGCGCGAGCTGCTGGACAGCCAGTTGGCCAACCCGCCGTCCCTTGAGGCGCTGGCCAGCGCGGTCAACCTCTCGCCATTTCACTTCGCCCGGGTGTTTCGCCAGGCCACCGGTTTGCCGCCCCATGCCTGGCTCAAGCAACGCCGCCTGATGCGCGCGCGGGAGCTGCTCAAGCACGCGGCGTCTGCGTTGGAAGTCGCCTGCTTGCTGGGTTTTGCCGATCAGAGTCACCTCACCCGGCAGTTCAAACAGGCCTACGGCGTGACGCCCGGCGCTTACCGCCTGGCATGTGGCAGAGCCCTGAGCGCTTCGGTGTGA
- a CDS encoding AzlD domain-containing protein, which produces MIWLLIVALGIVVFLNRYAFLEPRLPLRLSSNTRQFLGFAVPGMLTAICGPIIFLPEHQLNLDPLNPYLLGALAAVALMLWTGRVLLSLLLSMGLFLILRAALT; this is translated from the coding sequence ATGATCTGGTTGCTCATCGTTGCCTTGGGGATTGTCGTGTTCCTCAATCGCTATGCCTTTCTCGAACCTCGCCTGCCGCTGCGCCTGAGCTCCAACACACGGCAGTTCCTGGGCTTCGCCGTGCCCGGTATGCTCACCGCCATCTGCGGACCGATCATCTTTCTACCTGAGCATCAGCTCAATCTCGACCCGCTCAACCCCTACCTGCTCGGTGCGCTCGCCGCCGTAGCGCTGATGCTGTGGACCGGCCGGGTGTTGCTCAGCCTGTTGCTGAGCATGGGACTGTTCCTGATCCTGCGCGCGGCACTGACATGA
- a CDS encoding AzlC family ABC transporter permease, protein MKTSTLARQAFLRGAIAILPLSLAVAPWGLLAGSMAIEADLSAWQGQGLSAIVFAGAAQLVAIGMLKSGAGLLSILLTCLLLTSQHLLYGLSMRPVLAEQPLRWRLGLGFLLTDEFFALISQHDARQFNRWYALGVGLTFYIAWNLFTFAGIVLGQRIPNLQGLGLDFSIVATFVALIAPRVRDVPTAVCVAVSLFCSVLFSLWHWETALVAAGLLGMAAGFACQKLQGVRR, encoded by the coding sequence ATGAAAACTTCTACCCTCGCCCGCCAGGCTTTTCTGCGTGGCGCCATTGCCATCCTGCCGCTGAGCCTGGCCGTTGCCCCCTGGGGCCTGCTTGCCGGCTCAATGGCTATCGAGGCTGACCTCAGCGCGTGGCAGGGCCAAGGCCTGTCGGCCATCGTGTTCGCCGGCGCCGCGCAGCTCGTGGCCATCGGCATGCTCAAGAGCGGGGCCGGTCTGTTATCGATTCTGCTCACCTGCCTGCTCTTGACCTCACAGCACCTGCTGTACGGGCTGTCGATGCGCCCGGTTCTGGCAGAGCAGCCCCTGCGCTGGCGGCTGGGTCTGGGATTTCTGCTGACGGACGAATTCTTCGCCCTGATCAGCCAGCATGACGCCCGTCAGTTCAACCGCTGGTATGCCCTGGGCGTGGGCCTGACCTTCTATATCGCCTGGAACCTGTTCACATTCGCCGGCATCGTGTTGGGTCAACGCATTCCCAACCTGCAGGGCCTGGGTCTGGACTTTTCCATCGTCGCCACGTTCGTCGCCCTGATCGCACCACGGGTGCGCGATGTGCCCACTGCCGTGTGCGTTGCAGTGTCACTGTTCTGTTCGGTGTTGTTCAGCCTCTGGCACTGGGAGACCGCGCTTGTCGCCGCGGGTCTGCTGGGCATGGCCGCAGGCTTCGCCTGCCAGAAACTGCAAGGGGTACGCCGATGA
- a CDS encoding LysE family translocator yields MNTALTATYALTVLLLIATPGPVVALIVNTAAASGSRKALFTALGTNWASLVLIAAAAWIIMTSAAIDRAWLSGMSLLGCLFIGYIAFGTLREALQQPAPAAQVSAHELPRQGRGGLWQGFMVGISNPKDIIFFISFFPQFIQITESFEKSMVVLSLLWIAIDFAVLSLYIFAIGKIASPRSNRLITLVSGVMLMLIAAAGLAYNLRALLE; encoded by the coding sequence GTGAATACCGCGCTGACCGCCACCTACGCCCTGACTGTCCTGCTGCTGATCGCCACGCCTGGCCCGGTGGTGGCGCTGATCGTCAACACTGCCGCCGCATCCGGCTCGCGCAAGGCATTGTTCACCGCACTTGGCACGAACTGGGCATCACTGGTGCTGATCGCTGCGGCGGCGTGGATCATCATGACCAGCGCGGCCATCGACCGCGCCTGGCTCAGTGGCATGAGCCTGCTGGGCTGCCTGTTCATCGGCTATATCGCCTTCGGCACCCTGAGGGAGGCCCTTCAGCAGCCGGCGCCCGCAGCACAGGTGTCTGCGCACGAGCTGCCACGTCAAGGTCGCGGCGGGCTGTGGCAAGGTTTCATGGTGGGCATCTCCAACCCCAAGGACATCATCTTCTTCATCTCGTTCTTCCCGCAGTTCATCCAGATCACCGAGTCGTTCGAAAAAAGCATGGTGGTGCTGTCGCTGCTGTGGATCGCCATCGACTTCGCCGTACTGAGCCTGTACATCTTCGCCATCGGCAAGATCGCGTCGCCGCGCAGCAATCGCCTCATCACCCTGGTGTCGGGGGTCATGCTGATGTTGATCGCTGCTGCAGGTCTGGCCTACAACCTGCGCGCCTTGCTGGAATGA
- a CDS encoding YqcI/YcgG family protein has product MFTGYGKCYRLDALELADEHADDQQHWTCTALRQLRARLADPAFPCLFGRKAVAAQTCHLVFARAGALAADIANGLRSYVELLQPIALKQRIGNPLLVFLQTEPDSDLADQQSLAWGVLQQVHRLDPYPWPDEVARDPHDTQWAFCFNGMPLFINMSFPGHVRMRSRNLGPHTVFVINPRESFDEVASAHSESGRRIRERIRQRVADYNDGTIPASLGFFGAADNYEWQQYQLQEPGSLNPQRCPFRALHADDTLNENEP; this is encoded by the coding sequence ATGTTTACGGGTTATGGAAAATGCTATCGCCTGGATGCGCTAGAGCTGGCCGATGAACATGCCGATGATCAGCAGCACTGGACCTGCACTGCCTTGCGCCAGTTGCGCGCACGCCTTGCCGACCCTGCCTTTCCGTGCCTGTTCGGGCGCAAGGCGGTAGCGGCACAGACCTGCCACCTGGTGTTCGCCCGCGCCGGGGCGCTGGCAGCGGATATCGCCAATGGGCTGCGCAGCTATGTCGAGCTGCTGCAGCCAATCGCCCTCAAACAGCGTATCGGCAATCCTCTGCTGGTGTTCCTGCAGACCGAGCCCGACAGCGATCTGGCCGACCAGCAGTCGCTGGCGTGGGGCGTCTTGCAGCAGGTGCATAGGCTCGACCCCTACCCCTGGCCGGATGAAGTCGCTCGCGACCCCCATGACACGCAATGGGCATTCTGTTTCAACGGCATGCCCCTGTTCATCAACATGAGCTTTCCCGGCCATGTGCGGATGCGCAGCCGCAACCTGGGTCCGCACACGGTCTTCGTCATCAACCCCAGAGAAAGCTTCGATGAGGTAGCGAGCGCCCATAGCGAAAGCGGTCGACGCATCCGTGAGCGAATCCGCCAGCGGGTCGCTGACTACAACGACGGAACCATACCCGCAAGCCTCGGTTTCTTTGGCGCTGCGGACAACTATGAATGGCAGCAATACCAATTGCAGGAGCCCGGCTCGCTGAACCCGCAGCGTTGCCCGTTCCGTGCGCTGCATGCCGACGACACCCTCAACGAGAACGAACCGTGA
- a CDS encoding LysR substrate-binding domain-containing protein: protein MSERIQALHALRAFEVASRYGSFTRAAQELALTQGAVSHHVKTLEDLFGCSLFERRGPKLHLTEHGRLLAQELKVGFKIIENACALLRQDRYGLRLKAPSTLTVRWLLRALDGFKKLDDTCSVQLSSVWMDIDSVDFYSEPYDCAILLGNGRFPADVESCKLFDEWLIPVCHPDYLPNPSADLEVLAHCDLLHPSPDRRDWRRWLARLDALHIGIDRGQVFDTLDQGISAAQQGLGISVVDLVLASADVAGGRLITPFKQAVSTGDGYYMTWLKSSPKARQMHKLRDYLLSQVPQALNRDLNYLYA, encoded by the coding sequence ATGTCGGAACGGATTCAAGCTCTTCACGCCCTTCGCGCGTTCGAAGTCGCTTCTCGGTATGGCTCCTTTACCCGCGCCGCCCAGGAGCTGGCACTCACCCAGGGCGCGGTCAGTCATCACGTCAAGACCCTGGAGGACCTCTTCGGCTGCAGCCTGTTCGAGCGCCGCGGACCCAAGCTGCACCTGACCGAGCACGGGCGTTTGCTCGCCCAGGAACTCAAGGTCGGCTTCAAGATCATCGAGAACGCCTGCGCGCTGCTGCGCCAGGACCGTTACGGTTTGCGACTCAAGGCACCCTCGACGCTGACGGTGCGCTGGCTGCTGCGTGCCCTGGATGGTTTCAAGAAGCTCGACGACACCTGCAGCGTGCAGTTGTCCAGCGTGTGGATGGACATCGACTCGGTGGACTTCTACTCCGAGCCTTATGACTGCGCGATCCTGCTGGGCAATGGTCGATTCCCCGCCGATGTGGAGAGCTGCAAACTGTTCGATGAATGGCTGATTCCAGTCTGTCACCCGGACTACCTGCCCAATCCGTCTGCTGATCTTGAAGTGCTCGCGCACTGCGATCTGTTGCACCCATCACCTGACCGGCGCGACTGGCGGCGCTGGCTGGCGCGTTTGGACGCGCTGCACATCGGTATCGACCGCGGCCAGGTGTTCGATACCCTCGACCAGGGGATTTCCGCCGCGCAGCAGGGCCTCGGCATTTCGGTGGTCGACCTGGTGCTGGCCAGTGCCGACGTGGCGGGCGGGCGTCTGATCACGCCGTTCAAGCAGGCGGTGTCGACCGGCGACGGTTATTACATGACGTGGCTCAAATCCAGCCCCAAGGCGCGGCAGATGCACAAGCTGCGCGACTACCTGCTGAGCCAGGTGCCGCAAGCGCTGAACCGTGACCTGAACTACCTGTACGCCTAA
- a CDS encoding GNAT family N-acetyltransferase has protein sequence MFILHRLDGVPPESFQNQIRQLVIDHVGELSSVAISADNPLYPLYQYGVGLEVHQYLQALDGTRGLSVVLTLALDAEAPERLLGFALAISATDDPQACAVAFLAVDPSHRRQGIAQALLADLRTRYPRLELSALPHQVPWFEGMGLQVVHASGPQVLMSSTGQAIGALIGRLDIAPIYQTVEVRQIHAYLLKQHGEQAMIAAQDQRDERLDQLTERAAACVGERRSLH, from the coding sequence ATGTTCATTCTTCACCGCCTCGACGGTGTCCCCCCTGAATCCTTCCAGAACCAGATTCGCCAACTGGTGATCGACCATGTGGGTGAGCTGAGCAGCGTCGCCATCAGCGCCGACAACCCGCTGTATCCGCTGTATCAGTACGGCGTTGGTCTGGAGGTACATCAGTACCTGCAGGCTCTGGACGGCACGCGCGGGTTGTCAGTGGTACTGACCTTGGCGCTGGACGCCGAGGCTCCAGAGCGCCTGCTCGGGTTCGCCCTCGCGATCAGCGCAACTGACGACCCGCAGGCCTGTGCCGTGGCCTTCCTGGCGGTCGACCCCAGCCACCGTCGGCAAGGTATCGCCCAGGCCCTGCTGGCTGACCTGCGCACGCGTTATCCCCGTCTGGAACTCAGCGCCCTGCCCCATCAGGTGCCCTGGTTCGAAGGCATGGGCCTGCAAGTGGTGCACGCCAGTGGCCCACAGGTCTTGATGAGCAGCACCGGCCAGGCCATTGGCGCGCTGATCGGTCGACTTGACATCGCGCCGATCTACCAGACCGTCGAGGTCCGCCAGATTCATGCGTACCTGCTCAAACAGCATGGGGAGCAGGCCATGATCGCCGCGCAAGATCAGCGCGACGAACGCCTCGACCAACTGACCGAACGCGCTGCAGCCTGTGTTGGTGAGCGGCGCAGCCTGCACTGA